A portion of the Ricinus communis isolate WT05 ecotype wild-type chromosome 10, ASM1957865v1, whole genome shotgun sequence genome contains these proteins:
- the LOC8271805 gene encoding zeatin O-glucosyltransferase codes for MSNSQHQVAARCLNGENGLKRSQVVVVMVPLPAQGHLNQLLHLSRLILSYNIPVHFVSTTTHNRQAKHRVHGWDPQSDATSNIHFHDFEIPPFPCPPPNPNSKNKFPSHLLPSFFHASSHLQGPVSALLRSLSCGARKVIAIHDSLMASVVQEVALISNAESYTFHSVSAFTICLFYWERMGRPIHQRGGGIPEELPPLDGCFTDEFMDLVASQYQYHRYNTGCLYNTSRLIEGTFMELIEKQEQESTMEANLRKHWALGPFNPVTLAEQKGSNGKHVCLDWLDKQETNSVIYVSFGTTTAMNTEQIKQLAIGLKQSNQKFIWVLRDADKGDVFNGGHERRDELPKGYENSVDGMGLVVRDWVPQLEILGHPATGGFMSHCGWNSCMESITMGVPIAAWPMHSDQPRNAVLITECLKIGVLVKDWARRDEIATSKMVETCVKRLMASDEGDGMRKKAAEMGHSIRRSLGEGGVSRMEMDSFISCIST; via the coding sequence ATGTCTAACAGCCAACACCAAGTAGCCGCACGTTGCCTAAATGGTGAAAATGGCTTAAAACGATCCCAAGTTGTTGTAGTTATGGTTCCTCTCCCAGCACAAGGCCATCTCAACCAGCTTCTTCACCTCTCCAGGCTAATCCTCTCCTACAACATTCCTGTCCACTTCGTCAGCACCACCACCCACAACCGCCAGGCCAAACACCGTGTTCACGGGTGGGACCCACAATCTGATGCCACCAGTAATATCCATTTCCATGATTTTGAAATCCCTCCTTTTCCATGCCCTCCTCCTAACCCAAATTCCAAAAACAAGTTCCCTTCTCATTTGCTACCTTCTTTTTTTCACGCGTCGTCACACCTTCAAGGGCCTGTTTCTGCGCTTCTGCGTTCGCTTTCTTGCGGAGCAAGAAAGGTTATCGCCATTCATGACTCTCTAATGGCATCTGTAGTTCAGGAAGTCGCATTAATCTCCAATGCGGAGTCTTACACTTTCCATAGTGTATCTGCTTTTACGATTTGCTTATTTTATTGGGAAAGAATGGGGAGACCGATTCATCAAAGAGGAGGAGGCATCCCAGAAGAACTTCCTCCGCTTGATGGGTGCTTCACTGATGAGTTCATGGATTTGGTTGCTTCTCAATACCAATACCACAGGTACAACACTGGATGTCTTTACAACACATCAAGATTGATAGAAGGTACTTTCATGGAGTTGATAGagaaacaagaacaagaaagtACAATGGAGGCAAATCTCAGGAAGCATTGGGCGTTAGGGCCTTTTAATCCGGTTACTCTAGCGGAGCAAAAAGGTTCAAACGGAAAGCATGTTTGCTTGGATTGGCTGGATAAACAAGAAACAAACTCGGTGATCTATGTGTCCTTTGGGACTACAACAGCCATGAATACTGAACAAATCAAGCAGCTAGCAATTGGGTTAAAGCAAAGCAACCAAAAGTTCATTTGGGTACTAAGAGATGCTGACAAAGGAGATGTTTTCAACGGAGGACACGAAAGAAGAGATGAGCTGCCAAAAGGGTATGAGAATTCAGTTGATGGTATGGGATTGGTAGTGAGAGATTGGGTACCCCAACTTGAGATTTTAGGCCATCCAGCAACAGGAGGATTTATGAGTCATTGCGGATGGAATTCTTGTATGGAAAGCATTACAATGGGAGTGCCAATTGCAGCTTGGCCAATGCATTCAGATCAACCGAGAAATGCTGTCCTTATAACTGAATGCCTCAAGATTGGCGTTCTTGTTAAAGACTGGGCTCGCAGAGATGAGATTGCTACATCTAAGATGGTAGAAACTTGCGTGAAGAGGCTAATGGCATCAGATGAAGGAGATGGAATGAGAAAGAAAGCTGCTGAAATGGGTCATTCCATCAGGCGATCCCTAGGTGAAGGTGGAGTTTCTCGCATGGAAATGGACTCTTTCATTTCCTGTATCTCTACTTAA
- the LOC8271802 gene encoding uncharacterized protein LOC8271802 isoform X2 yields the protein MPRPTQILRRGCKALEDVHLLKVLQSEIKHEISSPPFQENRSGYLGDFVVDYDSSESQDIFLRTNCESGEEVAVSALVGPKSIREDGSFRGDVMMKVCVRKPGLNSMLQFDCGVSEKLITGSHFNILNAYYLQSTTSPSPSAYRGPLFSVSMLHRPCFWSKCMRSNCRFNKEQK from the exons ATGCCTCGACCGACCCAAATCTTGCGACGAGGTTGTAAGGCACTTGAAGATGTTCACTTGCTCAAGGTCTTGCAATCTGAAATCAAACATGAAATTTCTTCTCCTCCCTTTCAG GAGAATAGAAGTGGATATTTGGGAGATTTTGTTGTGGATTACGATTCATCAGAGTCGCAAGATATTTTCTTGAGAACAAATTGTGAGTCGGGTGAAGAAGTTGCTGTTTCTGCTTTGGTGGGTCCAAAATCAATTAGGGAAGATGGTTCTTTTAGAGGGGATGTTATGATGAAGGTGTGTGTGAGAAAGCCTGGCTTGAACTCTATGTTGCAGTTTGATTGTGGAGTTTCTGAGAAACTGATCACTGGGTCTCATTTTAACATCCTTAATGCCTATTATCTTCAATCAACAACCTCCCCTAGTCCCTCTGCCTATAGAGGCCCCTTGTTCAG TGTTAGCATGTTGCATCGACCCTGTTTTTGGAGTAAGTGTATGAGGTCTAACTGTAGATTTAATAAGGAACAGAAGTGA